The genomic interval TCAGAAATTGCTCATTTGAGTGGAAATCCATACAGGACAGCATGTGATCAAGAATCAATcagtatggacttccctggtggtcctggtccagcggttaagtctttgagctttcaatgcaggggatgtgtatttgatccctggacagggaactaagataccacatgctgtgcggtgtggccaagaaaatattaagataaaCAGTTAGTATGGTGGGAGGATGGTGGTCAGGGAGGGCGAAACCGACAAGggctggtgagtgggggctggcAGGGGGCACTGCTAAGCAAGAGTGGTCCAGGCGAGTGAAGGAGGCAGAGGGTGACAGCGTGAAGCAGAGGACAGCAGGAACAAAGGCCAAAGGCTAGACTTCACCAGCTGCGCAGAGCCCAGTCTTGCTGAGGGTGCAAATTAAGGGAGGAAGAGGATAAGTCGGAGGAGAAGACCTGGGGAAGAGctggcatcttttaaaaatattatttgtttatttatttggctgcatcaggtcttagctgcggcatgtggcCTCTGTAGTTGGGGCACTCACACTCTCCAGTTGGGGCACGCAGGCCTAGAGGGCTCAGTggcctgtgggattttagtttccccaaccagggatcgaacacaagcCCCTGCagtgcaaggtagattcttaactactggacagccagggaagtcccaagagctgGCATCTTTAGGGGGAtgctgctggacagcacaggccCCCATCTGACCCTGGGAACCTGGTGGACCTCACCTGGAGACCCtcactttgggttttgtttctctttctgcttccaCTTTTAACTTTTGTTACTcttgtagaatatatatatatatattaaatatatcccTGTGAGTTACCCTCTGACCTTTCTAGCAGAAGGAGGGGCATAAATAAAACACACGTATTTGGACAGGGTTTATCATCTACAAGAGATTTTCACACGATCTCATGCCATCCTCATCATCAGTCTGAGAGGctattttttcccacttttgatAGTGTTTAAAAAGAATTAGAAGATTAATAGAAAGACAAGCTTGAATGTGAAAAATTCAGACTACAGAAAAAAGggtttaagaaaatagaaaagtccTCTTTTACACCTTCCAGCTCCCCcaatttctcatctctttcagtgACAACCAGTAAGAATAGTTTGGAGGTTGTCCTCCCCCAGACTCGCATGTCGGAGGCAGGAATCACTAGAACATGTTGCTGCTGAGTCCTTGAAGTAGACAGAATATCAATTGCCATGTGCTGTGAGTGTAAAATACACATGGACTTCAAAGACTTGTaatgaaaaaagaatgcaaaatattGCAATAAATTTACATTGATTATCTGTCAacatattattttgaatatactgggttacataaaatatattaaaaattaatttctcctggttctttttacttttttaatgtagACTCTAGAAAGTATAAAAGCACATCtgtggctcacattatattttttattacacaGCTCTGCTGCAGACTTTTCTCTATCACTTAAatcgtgcatgtgtgcatgctaagtcacttcagtcgtgtccacctctgtgggACCCTTTGGCCTGTAGCCCACtacactcttctgtccatgggattcttcaggcaagaacactggagtgggtttccatgccctcttccaggggaccttcccaacccagggatcttgtgtctcttatgtctcctgcattggcaggcaggttctttaccacctgggaagcccatcacttatatatgctgctgctgctaagtcgcttcagtcgtgtctgactctgtgcgaccccatatacggcagcccaccaggttcccccgtccctgggattccccaggcaagaacactggagtgggttgccatttccttctccaatgcatgaaaatgaaaagtgaaagtgaagtcgcttagtcatgtccaactcctagcgaccccatggactgcagcccaccagcctcctccgtgcataggattttccaggcaagagtactggagtgggctgccattgccttctcctcacttacatatacacactcataaATATATATCTACACTTCAATCTAGTTTTGCTATCTACATTAATGAGATCAGAGGATGTCTAGCCCTTTgtgacttcattttctattaaaaaaaatcctttgtgcatatatatatctttgttgacactctgctatatttgttttttattcatgcatttatttattgtggctgtgctgggtctttgttgctgtgcttgggctttcgCTAGTTGTGGAGCCTGGGAGACCCTCCGGCTCctgcgcacaggcttctcatcgcagcgGCTTCTCTGGCTTCTGAGCGAGGCTCCAGGTGcgcgggcttcagtggttgtggtgcaagggctcaTTCGTTGCAGCTgagggctctagagcttgggttcaggatcttcttggatcagggatcaaacccatgtcccctgcattggcaggcagattctcacccactgtgccaccagcaaagtccttgcttttctattttaagactttccatgggcttccctggtggctcagagggtaaagcgtctgcctgcaatgcaggagacctgggttccatccctgggtcaggaagatcccctggagaaggaaatggcaacccaccccagtattcttgtctggaaaatcccatggacagagaagcctggtagactacagcccatgggatcgcagagagtcggacgtgactgagcgacttcactttctttcaccttctGTCAGCCCATGGAGATCAAGGGCTCTATTTAGACAGAGGTAAAAACTGAGGTACATTAAACAGTAGGACAAGCTCACTCAGGCAGTGACCAAGGTGGCATGTGAATTCACATCCTCTAACTCCAAACCCAAGGTCTTTCTGTCTAGTGAGAGGTGAAATTAATTAGGGCATGGGGAGTCATGGCAGGTTcttgagggagagagagggaaatagagagacagagggagggagggagagattgGTGAAGTTCTGTTAAGGAAATTGATCTGACTGGGGTGCATGGGGTATGCTGGGATGAAGACAATTTGCTCCCTCCTCACTGCAGCCACTTAGAAGCCAGGTCTTAGCCTCCGACAGCTCACGTGACACTGACTCTCTTCCCCAGGCCCTCGGCCTCGGCTGGCACGTGGGTGCAGGGCAACTGGCAGCATCAAGCGACCAGGCGGATGTGCTCCTATGAGAGCTCCTTCCAGCCTGCCCAGTTTCTACTGCTGGTGGGGGTTCCAGTGGCGAGCGCCGTGCTCCTGGTCCAGTGCCTTCGATGGCGCTGTCCTCGCCGGCTGCTGGGGGTCTGCTGGGAGCTGGAGAGCCAAGAGGAGCCAGcaccccctcccactcccctacCGGGAGATGAGTCCTCCAGGGCAGGCCCGCCAGCCACGCTGCAGGAGGTGGCCACCTTCTATCAGGAATTGCACACGCCCACCCAAGGCCAGACCGTCATCCGGCAGCTGATGCACAAACTGTTGGTGTTTTCTGCTCGAGAGGTGGACCACCGCGGTGGCTGCCTGATGCTCCAGGATACAGGCATTTCCCTGCTCATCCCTCCAGGTAACAGCACCCAGCTCCCTTCTCAGCCTACAGCTGTTCATGTTACGTATTAGACAGGGGCGCCAAGCCCGAGAGAGCACCATTCAGAGACACCttcataaatttgaaaattgTATGTTTCGTGTACGTCTTTCTTGACTCCAAAGATGGATATACTACGCATTTTTATGACAGTTTCGTGGCAGGTGGAGGCAAAGGGCCTTGTTCTAATGAACAGTCTGTTACGACAGTTCTCCCCAAAAGGGAAGTGAAGTGTCTGGAGGAAGAGCACCCTTTGCAAATTCACACAAGAGCCTGAGTGAGCTCGCAGCATCCCTCGGAGGAGGGGGGCGACTTGCTTGTGGTTCCATCCCAAGTCAGTCACCATCCTCTTGTTCTCCTCCACACTGCCCCCTGCCCCGTGTGCCCTGTGGCATCCCCTCTCCGGGGCTCCCGGCCCGCATCCTCTCCCGCTCTGGCCGGGCCTCCTCTGCGGCAGGGGTGTGCCTGCCTGCCAGGCCCCCCTCAGCTCTCCGTCCTCCCCAGGCGCTGTGTCTGTGGGCCGCCAGGAGCGGGTGTCGCTGACCCTGGTGTGGGACCTGACGGATGCCCCCTCGCTGTCCCGAGCTCAGGGGCTGGTGAGCCCCGTGGTGGCGTGCGGCCCCCACGGGGCCTCCTTCCTGAAGCCCTGCACCCTCACCTTCAAGCACTGTGCCCAGCAGCCCAGCCAGGCCCGCACCTACAGCAGCAACACCGCCCTGCTGGACGCCAAGGCCTGGAAGCCGCTGGGGCGGCCGGGAGACCACACCTCCCGGGATGAATGTCGCATCCACCTCTCCCACTTCAGGTGGGTGCCCGCCTGTGGGCCTGGACTTCCCGCCCCTGTTTCTGGCTGCCTCGTCCTCACCTCTCTGAGGGGACTGCCTCTTATGCTGTCCAAGCTGGCCTGCAAAGCCCGTATCTCCcacccttccccactccctctgTCCCAGTGCCTATGGCTGCTTATCTTGCTGCCACCCCATCCAGGACTGTGCATTCCCCCATGGCCCCTCTGTCTGTCTAGAAAGGTCTGGCTCAGCCCCGGTCATCTATCTAGAGGGGCCTGTCCCGTCTCCACCTCTGTCTCTAATATTGTCTGTCTCTTCTCTGTGCCCTGGCTCAGGACTGTCTCCCCGCTGCCTAGGGCACGTTGCCCCTTCCAGTTCTCGAAGACTCCATCCCAGGTTATGTCTGTCCTTGGCTCTGTCCTTCTAGGACCCTAGACCCTCTGCCTCCCACTCTCCTTGCCACCCATGACCAGAGCAGGGCCATGCATGGTGGCCCGGAGCTCAGCTTGCCTCTTTCCTACACTGACCCAGTGACAGTCACTGGCATGACTCACATTCCGTCCCTCTAGCCAACCCTCCACCCTAGTTCTTCCCTACATGGCCTGGAATgttctcctttcctccctggaGGCCCCCACAGAGGCCCCTGGTGCGGTGGGAGCTGGGTGGCAGGTGGGCTGGTGTCCCGGCCTCCCCGGTCCCATCGCACGTGGTCCCTGCCACCGCCTCTCTCTGCAGCCTCTACACCTGTGTGCTGGAGGCGCCGGTGGGCCGGGAAGCCCGAAAGTGGCTGCAGCTGGCTGTGTTCTGCTCGCCGCTGGCCCCGGGGCAGTCCCACCTGCAGCTGCGTGTCTACTTCCTCAATAACACGCCCTGCGCCCTGCAGTGGGCTGTGACCAACGAGCAGCCGCACGGTGGGCGCCTGCGCGGGCCCTGCCAGCTCTTCGACTTCACCGGGGCCCGAGGAGACCAGTGCCTGAAACTCAAATACCTCTCAGAGGGTGAGGGAGGCCGAGCCGGGGGACAGCGCATCCGGGAGCCCCGTGGAGGGAGGGGTCTGGGCCTTCCCTGAGGTGGAAACCTGGGTGCCTCAAGTTTCTTTTTGAGACTTCTGGGCATGCAGCAGCCTTGGGGGGTGAAGGAGGAGGGTGCTTCTGGCTCCTCCTGCTGCCTCCCGGAGCCCCAGGCTTTGCTCAGTACCTCCCTCTGCTGCACTCAGCCCTGGGCCCTCCGCGGGAGGACAGATGATGCTGGTGAGCAGCGGGAGGAGAGGTGTTGCCTCCGCAGGGGCAGGGCGGGAGGAGGAGACTTTTATGGTCCTGCCTGGTTGAGCCCACGTCAGAGGAGGAGGCCCAGTCTTTCCTGCCCTCGTTCCTTTGTGGGTTGGCTGCGGGAATTGTCCACGGCGCCAAGGGTGTGGTTCTGTGGGTGTGGACAGGGCACGCATGCGTGCTGCTTTTAGAGGATGGGAGGGTGGGGGTTGGATGGGAAGGTGGAAGTGCGGAGGGGTGGGTCTGTGTGCTGGAAGAAGGAAGACCACCCACAGGGTCCCCGCCCAGGCTCTGGGACCTGCCACCCACTGGAGTCACCCTCCTGCATTTGCTCCTGCCCTGTTCCTCCCTTCAGCTCCTGCCCTGACCTCCCCTTAAACGAAGGCCACCCTCCTGAGGCCCTCTGCTCTCTGCAGGTTGGGAGAACGTGGACGACAGCAGCTGTCAGCTCGTGCCGCACCTGCACATCTGGCACGGGAAGTGCCCCTTCCGCTCCTTCTGCTTCCGGAGAAAAGCAGGTAGCCCGGGAGCCCCgtgtccccctcctcccctcccctcccctctcctggtcACCCTGGAGCCCTGCAGCGCCTCATTCGGCCACGCGTGCAGAGATTCCCTTTAAAGATAGGGGCCACAGCAGATCTTCACAGAGAGAAAGATAGGGTGGCCGGCACAGCTGCTTCCGAGTTCCAAAGTCTTTCTGTGGAAGTCTATTTGCTGTCCTGCTCTTCTCTCCTGGGCCTGTTCCTCCCTCACCTGCTACATCTCCTTTTTTGTAGCCAATGAGAACGAGGATTGCTCGGCGCTGACCAATGAGATCATCGTCACCATGCACACCTTCCAGGATGTGAGTCGGCGCGGAGGGGCTGAGGAAGGGCAGGGCGGGGGAGTGGTGGACGAGGTAGGCGAGGGTCTGGTGGCCAGCAAGTATGGCTCTGATCACACAGCCAAGAGGTGAAGAGGGCATTCTTCCAGGGCCAGAGACTGTCTGGCCTCCAAGTGACGCTCCATCTTTGACTCTCCTGTCCACCCATGGGTGGATCCAGCTGGAGGGTAAAAGAACCAGACCCTACATGAACCCTGTAGGGGTTTCTTCCAACCTGGAGGCACTTGGGCGTCAAAGAGAAGTACTTTCTTTCTGGACAGATTGTCTGCATCTGGGAGACAGTGCTGTGTATCTTCCGACGGAGAGTgacccaggaggagaaggggcttgAATAGGTGGGATGGAAGTTAGAGATCCCGCCCTCCTGCAGGAAGACAGGAAGAAATCAGGGGAATCTTTGGGGAACCATGTGGCATCTTATTGGAAACTAGGCAGATACCCCTCAAGGTATCCTTCGAGAAGGAGTAACCAAGGAGAAGAACAATGGAGGAAGGGGGCACATATATATGCCTGAGTTCAGCATCTCTATTATTACATGACCTCCCCTGCCCTTGACCCCACTCAGCACTTCTCCTGGTGCCCTAGGATGTACCTTGTTTGGTCTTCATGTCCCAGGTCCCAAAGAGCTCAGTGAGCAAACTCAAGGCTGAAGACTCTGGGGTCGGGGGAGCAGAGGGTAGAGGGTATTGGTTAGGGTGGGGCTGTGTCTCCTGGCTGAAGCAGAGATGGGAGGAATGGAGGTGGGTGCCCTGGCTTTTTGCTCACGGGACGTCTCATGATCCCTAAGTGTGTTCCCTGCCTCTCTGTTGGCTCAGGGCTTGGAGACCAAGTACAtggaaatcctcaggttccaggcgTCAGAGGAGGAATCCTGGGCAGTCCCACCCCCAGTCACCCAGCCACCCCCCTGCAACAGGTGAGGTGAGGGTTGCTTGGGCTGCTGTGAAGGGTAGGGGATGTTTGGGATTGCTGTCCCTGGGCTTGCAGGGCGAGCACAGCATTGAGGTATCTGTGGAGCCAGGCTGGGCCTTTGGATTCTCCCCTTCAAGGACATACTTTCCTCCACCTCAGGCTGCCCCCAGAGCTCTTCGAGCAGCTGCAGATGTTGTTGGAGCCAAACAGCATCACTGGCAATGACTGGCGGCGACTGGCCTCCCATCTGGGGCTCTGCGGTATGAAAATCCGGTAAGAGGGATAAGGTCTGCACATGGGAGTGGAGGGTGGACTGGTGGGGGTTCTCAGGACCCCTTGGAGACTGGACCATTCACACGAGAGTGACTTAGAAGTCAGGGAATGGCTACTCCCCACCCTACTTCCCAGAAGAGAACTGATTTCATTGGCAATGATCTCATTTGTTTGGGTCCAACAGTCTTTGTTCTCATGGCTTCAAAGAGAAGAGGACATGACAGGTGAGAGAGGAAAAAGCCAGGGGAGAGGACCAGGGGAAGTCACAGGGACTCCACAGGAAGGTTCTGGACATCTTTCTGTTTATCACTGTATTCTTGGTACCTAGAGcgatgctttggagaaggcaatggcaccccactccagtcttcttgcctggaaaatctcatggacgggggagcctggtaggctgcagaccatggggttactaagagtcggacacgactgagcgacttcactttcacttttcactttcatgcattggagaaggaaatggcaacccactccagtgttcttgcctggagaatcccagggacgggggagcctggtaggctgcagatcatggggttactaagagtcggacacgactgagcgacttcactttcacttttcattttcatgcattggagaaggaaatggcaatccactccagtgttcttgcctgaagaatcccagggacgggggagcctggtgggctgccgtctatggggtcacacagagttggacacgactgaagtgacttagcagcagcttagcagcagagcGATGCCTGGTTCATGGCCAGTGTGCAGTACATAAATATTGGCTCGGTAAATATTTAACAATGAATCAGTTCACATGTAAGTCACTGGTACATACTGAGTACTTGACATGCTGTGCCCTGCGGGGCAGAATGGAAGACTACAGGATAATGTGTGTAAAGCCTGTAGCTGAGTGCATGGCACAtgttaattcaataaatattggcaAAACAGGCAGTGCAGCTATGCACTGCATAGAGAGATGAGTAGACCAGTTCTGAGCTGAGCTCCAGCACTCAGGTGATGACAACAGTGGTCAAAGACCGCACCCAGGAGATGGGATGAGAGCTGGATCCTTAAAACAAGGTAGATTTTAAAATCACCCACTTTTAAAgacttcgctggtggttcagtggttaagactctgtgcttccactgcagatgtgggttcagtccctggctagggaattaagattctgcatgccatagGGTgtggcataaataaataaaaattctccctcaaaagcaaaaaataaaaccactcttttattaaatatttatcaagtacctACTAGTCCTGGAAAAATTATACTAAGCATTGGGAtacagaatgaataaaatatggtCCCAACACCAGGGAGGTCACTCTGTACTAAGGGATACAgagagcttaaaaaaaatcaaggtatGTGTTCCTTTGACATTCTTTTTACGTACTCAATATTGTGAGGCAAGTTGAAAACAGGTACAAAATGGCTAAAGCAAGAATAATGAAGACTTACGTCAATTTCAGTTGACCTGCACAACGTAGAGGTTAGAGGGGTGACCCTTCATGCAGTTGAAATCCTAGTATAACTTACAGCTGCCCTCCACATCCACGGTTCGGcctccacagattcaaccaaccaaggACCATGTAGTACTGTAATATTAACTGCTGGAAAAAATCTGCATGTAAGTGGACTCACACAGCTCAAAGTGGTGGTGTTCGAGAGTCAACTATATAtctcaattaaataaaaaagaataataaagccTAATGGGAGTCTGGACTAAGGGATGCAGAATGGTCTTCTCCACCTGAGGTGGGAACAAGCGCTTCAGGTGGTAGGGAAGTAGGGGATCAACTTGGGGAGGGGGCCAGAGGGTCAGCTGCAGGTCTGGTATGCTTAAGGTGGGAAGGAAGGTTCAGAATGGGAGCCAGGAGAAAAGGTCAGAAAAACACGGCAAGGCCAAATGGTGGGTGGGCAGGGAAGTCAGGAGAGAGGGCTTGGTTAGCAGGTGAAAGAGACTCTGGAGGGGTTTTGAGCAGGGGAGGGCCCTGGGTAGGAAGAACTATTTCCCTGGTGGTGGGCAGGATGTGgcctgggagagagggagggtggggagtgtttggggtgggggtggggcgcagAGAAGGCAAACAGAGAACATCGCAGATGGATATTCTGCATCCTCAGAGGTCTTCTCATCCAAGCCCTGgtgtgagaaaagagaaaactgaagcctAGAGAAGAGTCGACTTTGAGCCAGTGCAATCTCAGATGTGACCCAGGCAATCTCTGATTTCAAAGTCCTGGGTCCTCCCACCATCTAGAGTGCCCTGAAAGAAGGCATGATGAGGGCCAGAGCTGGGGGCAGGTGGGTGGTGGATCTCGACACagggccccctccctcctctcacccccctcccccccacctcctGGCCAGGTTCATGTCCTGTCAGCGCAGCCCCGCGGCAGCCATCCTGGAGCTATTTGAGGAGCAGAATGGCAGCCTCCAGGAGCTGCACTACCTCATGACCCTCATGGAGCGGCTGGACTGCGCCTCCGTCATCCAGAACTACCTGAACGGGACGCAAAGCGGCAGCCCACCCCGGCTGCGCGCTGGCGCCCAGGAGAACGAAGGCCTGGAGCTGGACGAGAAGCTCTGAGCGCCCCGGTACGGCGCAGGGTGCGGCTCTGTCCCCCGGGAGGCCGTGGATGATGTGCCCCGACACCCAGGAAGAAAAACAGCTGCTCTTCCTGGCTGGACCCACCGACCTCATCAGGACCCTCGCGTGGTTCCCCCGGGGCCACAGCAAGGCCGGACGCCACTGTGAGCCCGTGCCTTTCAGGGCTGCCCTTCCGGCCCGCTTCGTCCTGTGTGCAGAGCCCTTCCTGGCCGGCAGGGGGCGCAGGAGCCCAGGAGATGGCCCCAGCTTGGCCGACCTCCAGGAAGCTGTTTAATAGACCAGTGCACTGTTAGACTGCCCTGTTGGCACTCCTTGGGGACTGGTTAGTCCGCAGAGTATTCGCCGAGCACTTAAGTGATACTCAGCATTGGACTGGGTATCATGGGAACTCCTGGAATAAATGAGGTCGGGTTTGGACCCTTGCGAAACtcctctgggaaagattgaagaccaggaggagaaggggacgac from Budorcas taxicolor isolate Tak-1 chromosome 11, Takin1.1, whole genome shotgun sequence carries:
- the UNC5CL gene encoding UNC5C-like protein encodes the protein MCSYESSFQPAQFLLLVGVPVASAVLLVQCLRWRCPRRLLGVCWELESQEEPAPPPTPLPGDESSRAGPPATLQEVATFYQELHTPTQGQTVIRQLMHKLLVFSAREVDHRGGCLMLQDTGISLLIPPGAVSVGRQERVSLTLVWDLTDAPSLSRAQGLVSPVVACGPHGASFLKPCTLTFKHCAQQPSQARTYSSNTALLDAKAWKPLGRPGDHTSRDECRIHLSHFSLYTCVLEAPVGREARKWLQLAVFCSPLAPGQSHLQLRVYFLNNTPCALQWAVTNEQPHGGRLRGPCQLFDFTGARGDQCLKLKYLSEGWENVDDSSCQLVPHLHIWHGKCPFRSFCFRRKAANENEDCSALTNEIIVTMHTFQDGLETKYMEILRFQASEEESWAVPPPVTQPPPCNRLPPELFEQLQMLLEPNSITGNDWRRLASHLGLCGMKIRFMSCQRSPAAAILELFEEQNGSLQELHYLMTLMERLDCASVIQNYLNGTQSGSPPRLRAGAQENEGLELDEKL